ATAATCTGAAAGACTACTGTCTGGGTGGTTACGACTGGAATAAACATGGTAAGGGTAAATAAAGTCATAATTAATTTCCTGCCTCTAAAATCAAAACGGTGAAGCACATAAGAAACCATGGTTGTAAATAGTATTTGAAGAGTCAGGGAGATAGATAATATAACCGCAGTATTAATTAATGCTTTCCCCAATCCCCCTACTCTAATTGCATAGAGAAAATTATAGGAATTAAACCAATTCTTCGGAGGAGTAAGTACGTTGGTAGAAGAATATTCTGCTCCCGTTTTAAAAGCCATATAAATAAGTGGCACAATAGGAATAATTACAAAAATACAGGCTCCGAATAAAAACAGATACCGGAGTATTTTATAAAACTTGCCTTCCTTAATCATATTTAACTCTCTCCCTTCTTATTAAATATACTTTGCAGACCCACGGCTATTACAACAATTACAAATACCAAAATAGATAAAGCTGCTGCAAAACCAACCCTATTTTCTGAAAAAGCACTCTGCTGAATCTGAATAACCGGTGTTACAGTTCCATTGGCACCATTCATCATAATATAGGGAATTTCGAATACCTGAATGGAACCAGAGACACTTAATAAAATGTTGATGAATAATACTTTTCTTATTGAAGGAATAGATATGTATTTGATTTCCTGCCACTTGGTGCAGCCATCAACGGCAGCAGCTTCAAATAAATCCCCCGGTATAGTTTGTAGTGCACCAAAAAACATAATAAAGTTCATTCCGTAATAACGCCATATGCTGATGGATGCTATTGAAGGGTTTACAAGCTTTAAATTTTGCAGCCATTGCTGCTTAAATTGCCCCAATCCAACCGTTTCTAATAGTAGATTCAGCGTACCGGAATTGTTAAAAAATATAATAAATATGGTTGAAACGATTACCCCGTTCAGTAAGTAAGGAATAATTAAAACTCCTTTAAAAAGATTTAATCCCCTGAACTTTCCATTTACGAAAATAGCCAGGACAAAAGCAAATACTAATTGGGGTATGGCTACAAGCATATACCAAAGGCAATTTTTAAATACCATTATGTACTGGGGATCTGTAAAAAGTCTTTCATAGTTTTTAAGACCAATCCATTTTGGAATCCCAACGCCTTTGTAATTGGTGAAGCTTAAATAAATGTTACTGAGTATTGGGATATAGGAGAATACTAGTAGTTGAATAACTGGTATTAATAAAAACAAAACAATGATTATTCTGCTGCTTTTTGTCTTTTTCACAGTTTCCGCTCCTGTCATTTATTATTGTTCGTATAAGAGTAGTGTGTTAATGAGGATTTTTGACACACTACTCCTATTTTTTGTTATTAGGTTGTAAGGGGCTGCTGCAACATCGGTCTACTCACTTGCAGAATTCTGTGCTTAAAGTTGCACCGCCCTTTTGCAGGTTAGTAACTATCTATTGCAACAGCCCTTTTTATAGCATGTGTGTAGAAATTAATCTACCCATTCAAGCCCTAGTTCGTCTTTATAATCAGCATAAGCTTTATTTTGTGTATCCACTTGTTTATTGTATGCCGCCCAATCATCGGGTTTGGTTGTGTCAAGTGCATCAAATAACAGTCCGACATATTTGTAATCAGCATATAACCCGGCCTCCGTTAACACATCTTGGTTCGCTAACGTGTTCTCATCTGTGGGAGCGGATAATAATACCTTACAAGCCCCTGAATCCACCATTTCATCAATAATAGAATATAACGCAGGAACAATAGGGTCTATACCCTTCTTGTTGGCTATAAAGCCACTGTCGGCAATGAACTGTGCATCCTCAGAGACATATTCTATAAAAGCTCTGGCAGCTTCCTTATTCTTTGAGAACTTACTTATTGCCCAGTTATCAGCAGGTGCAGCCAATACATATCTGCCTGCACCAAAATCAGGAGCCGGTGCAAATTTAATAATGGAGGGGTCTTTTCCTTCCGGAACACGTCCCTGTATCTGTGGAACAACCCATGAACCAAATAACATCATTCCTGCTTTTCCATAAGCTACATTATCCATTGCAACACCAAAATCAGTATAAACTTCTGGTTCAAAATAACCATTTGCTTTCCACTGGGTATACATCTTAACAGTTTTACCAAACGGTGCTGTTTCAGAAAATGGATTTTCAGTTTTTAGCATTTCAGCAAATACATTGGCATTACCTGCAACGTAAGAAGCAAAATCCTGAACCGTCGCTAAAGGCCAGTTTTCAATACGATGCATAGCTATAGGTGTTACTCCGTTTGCCTTAATCGCTTCACACATCTTATTAAACTCCTCCAGCGAAGCAGGGATTTCATTATAGCCTGCTGCTTTTATTACCTCTTCATTATAAACAACTGCCTGATTGTAAGCCCGGCCAGGCATTATACTAAATATTTGTGCACCGTCATTTGGCATTGCCAGTGCATAATCACCATATAACGCCTGTGCATCTGCTACTGTGGAATAGGGTTCTGCATATTGTGCCCATTCCTCAAGACTCCAGTTAGGTGCTGTGTAAATGTCTACAGAATCATCCTGAACCTGAAAGAGAGGTCTTAATTCCTCTTCATTGGTGACAACATTTAGAGTTACATTAATACCTGTTTCTTTTGTAAACTTTTCAGCCAGATGTTTTAGATAGGCTGATGATTCATCACGGTATGTATTGCCATCCTTATCTTTCTTTTCTTCCCCAAGCACTCGGTTTCCACCATGTGTATAGACACTTATGGTACTTCCTTTTAGTGATGATAGATCACTCTCTCCTGTGGATTCTGCTCCCTTTGTAGCAGCAGTGTTATTACCTGAGCCTGTAACATCTGTGTTAGTTTTTTCTTGGCCGCCGCAGCCTGCCAGAGAAAAAGTCATAACAGCAGCTAAACCAATTGCTAATACTTTTTTTAATTTCATGTCCTTATCCTCCCGTTATATTACTTAAAAATAACTTAATTCAATTATATATTTAATTTACATTTTAGTCATCTATAATATTTGCATATAATATACCATTCTTGCTAAAATTATGCAATTTTCACTTTTATAACAACTATTTTATTAATTTTTGTGCATATTCTACACTTATTTTGCATTTTCTTACAAACACGCACTTAAACAAATGATTAAATATGAATATTTACCCTCATATTTTACCTAAATATAATTGTTTTCAAAAGTACATTCTTGCCAAAAACAGGAATATATTATACTATGATGTTATAACGATTAGAAAGAAGTACAGAACTATGGATTTTAAAGACAGTTTTATTCATTCTCTCCAGACAGGGCTTTCTCTGGCAAGGTCAATCTCCATGGAAGATTATCTTCCGGTTTCTGTAAAATTACCGGAAGAGGCAGAGGAATATCTGCCTTTTTTACTGGGCTATGGTTATATAAAAACCAGCTTTCCTTACTATTATGAACTTGCAGGTCTAAAAGCTTATTGTCTCATATATACAGAAAGCGGTACAGGTTTATACACCATCGACAATAACAGTTATTCTCTTTCCACCGGTTCCTTGGTCTTTATTAATTGTCAGCAAAAGCATCGAATTGAAATTAAGCAGTCTCCCTGGCAGTACCGGGTTTATTTTATGTCCGGACAGCCTCTGCCTTACCTGTACAAAGCCATCACATCAGAGGGAAACCCTGTTTATTCCTTTAAACCCGTCTCATCCGTACCCAACAAATTGCTGAAATTATATGGTTTACTGGACTCCGGGAATGCAAATTACTTTTTACACTCCAAATTTTTGCTGGATATTTTATTAGAGACTATCTTAGAAAAAAAACAGGCAGAGGAGCAAAGCGCCCACCTGCCGGAATATCTGATTAAGATAAAACAGTGCTTCGATGAAAATTACAACACTAAATATTCCCTGGATTCTCTGGAAGAGACCTTTCATATCAGCAAGTTCCAGCTATGCCGGGAATTCACTGCGGCTTACGGTGTATCTCCCATCCATTACCTAAACACGGTAAGAATTAATGCCGCTAAAGAAGCTTTGGTCTATACAGACAAAAGGATTAATGAAATCGGGAGATCCACCGGATTTGACAACACCAATCATTTCATCCGTCTGTTTAAACAAAAAACAGGTGTAACCCCTCTAAATTATCGAAAAGCTGAAATACGTTTACAGATGTAAACCATTTCCCTCCGGTACCGGTTTATTAAGTTTGGCTACGCTATCTTTATAAACCGGATTACCTGAAATTACATTAACACTGTATTTTACTGTTTTGTTACCGATTCTATCTATAATAAGTTCTAAACTTCTGTCAGCCATCTCTTTCACATTGACATCATAGCTTGTGATACCCACATCACAAATACCCGGATATAAATAATTATCAAAGCCAACTACTGATACATCCTCCGGCACCCGGTATCCTCTCAACCGTAATGCCTTTATTAATACGAAGGCGGCAAGATCACTGTTGCAGACAAAAGCAGTAGGCATCTTATCTGGGAATTTCATTTGATATCCTTCCACATCCCCTGTCTCCCAGTCTCTATCATTGAATACACAGTCTTCCGTCACCTTCCTGCCGTGCTCCATCATGGCCTTGTAATAACCCAAGTATCTGTCAGTGATACTACTTGAGTACATTAGAGTTCCCACATAGGCAATCTCTTTATGTCCTTCCTGAAACAGGTGATTGGTCAGCATATAAGTACCATAGAATCCATCAGATATAACCGCATCACAGGGCGCTGCCTGATCAAAGAAATCAAGACATACCAAAGGTATATTGCTTTCTGCTATTAAGTTCTTTAAGTAAGACTGTTCCGGCTGTCCCATAAGGATGATACCGTCTACCTTCTGCTCTTTTACCAGCAGAGGAATCTGGGAGTTTTCTTCATCTTCTGTGCTGATTACCTCTAACATGGTAAAACACTGTTTCTGTACTGCTTTTGTGGCAACTTCCTGATATAACTGCCAATAAAAGGAAACATATTTACCAAAATATCTGCCAGGTACCAAAATACCAAGATTATAGCTTTTATCTGCTTTGTTTTTGTCAGGAGCGTACTGCTTATAGCCCATCTGTTCTGCAAGGACTACTATCTTTTTACGCATTTCTTCACTGACACCTTTTTGCCCGGACAAAGCCTTGGATATTGTTACAATACTGACTTTAAGTTCATTGGCTATATCAGCCATTTTAACTTTTTTCTCCATTTTACCCTCTACCAATATTTTTTAAGTAATATTTACTTTAATTTAGTTAACTGTATTGTAAAGGATTGATATAACTTTGTCAATAAACATGTATTTTTGTTTTATTACTTATAGCTTATCACAGCAGAAACGGTTCTTTTAACGAACTTTTAGTCTATTTATCAAAAAAATGCTGTTGTAAATCAGGAAACTCCAATTTACAACAGCTCATGTAATTTAATGATTACTTTACTCAACTTTTCTGCTTGAACAAACTTATAATCCATAATAATATAACTGCACCAACAATGGACACAATAAAGCTCCAGATATTTAATCCTGTTGCAGGACCCCATCCAAAAATTCCGGCTACCCAGCCGCCGATAAAGGCACCAATCACACCAACTAAGATGTTCATTCCAGCCCCCATCTGACTGTCCTTTCCTGTAATTTTACTAGCTATCCAACCGGATATACCTCCAAGTATTACCCAAATGATTATATTGCTGATTTCTGGCATACTGTTTTACTCCTTTTCTAATCTTTTTTGCAGGAATCTTCTCTGATTTTATGAATAAAACTGTTATCTATAAAATCATTTACTTTGCCTTGTGCCTTATGTTTTAAGGCTTCTCCTTTACCGGCAATATCACCTTTTATGGATTGTATTTTTCCTTTAAACTCTAGGTCTTCATCATCCAAAAGTTTGCCGGCAAATTCTTTAATCCTGCCTTCTACACTGTCCAGGTTATTATTTATTTTTTTCTCCATAACTTTCTCCTTCCTGCTTTATATTTATTATGGATTAGTTTTATAAAAAAAATTCATAATGCATGGTAAAATAAAAAAGAATTAAAAATGCTATTGGCATTTTTAATTCTTTTTTATTTTCGCCCTTAACAATAGCGAATATTCATATACATGCTTATATATTTTATACAGTTAAAAATTATTGTTTCCTATCTTTTTGCATGTATTTTCCGTTAAATAAAATAATTATTCTGGAAACGATATAGAGTAAAAACACAAACCAAAACAAGCAAGTCAATCCATATTGCACAACGTAAAATAATCCTTTATCACCATTGTAGTAAGTAAATGCATTATCAAATATATAAGGAATCTTTGTTCCAAAATACAAAATCAAGCCGGCGATTAAATCGCCCAGACATTTTCCTTTATTTATATACATATGTTTTTATAAACGATATGCCATAAGCTTGACTTGCAGTACCGGAACCATAATCTGACCATCCATAGTTCACTCCCCCAACAGACTTATGCCTCTCTATTGTAAATGATTTAGTTTTATATACTGGAAATGCATTTAATGACATAGATTTTACTTGTCTCCCATTGTGGGTGCTTGGAACACTATCACTTGCTGATATGGATATAGATTCACTGCTGGTAACACTAAAACCTACTGCAGTTGTAACCGTACTTGCACTTACAACACTGGCACTCAGACTATAGGTATTACTTACTGAACTCGTTTTTGATATTGAAATTGTTGAACCTGGTTCTCCTGTTGCAATAGCTATACTACCACTCCCAACATAATCACTACCACTCATTACATTTGTAATTCTATATCGATATGTAGTAACTGCATCAGGTGTTAATATAGGTTGTTCAAATATTTCTCCATTCTCGATGAACTTATTATTCAATTTATTATCAATAACAATGACTTCATTTACTGAATCATAAGATAATAATTGTGTTACTGTAGATTCATATGATTTTGGATTCAAAATATCTGCTTCAATAGTGACAGTTTTCCCCACTTCCTTTGCATTTATATTAGTAGTTCCAATACTCAATGTTGTTGATATTGCTAATATAATTGTAAAACATATTTTATAAATCTGTTTCACTCATTATTTCCCCTTTCTTAATCTATTCTTCTAAACAAGAGAAGACTAATAGCATGCATAAAAGTTACCCTTGTCTAACAATTCCTAGTATATCAAAAAATGAATTGGAAGTAAATAGAAATTAGATATTATTCCCATTTTATTTTGCAAATCCACAAATAGTGCATAAAACAAATTTTACATTCTCAAATAACAAAAACGACTACATATTTCGAAACCTGGCATATCTTTGTTCTGTAATCTCATCTACAGACATCTTTTTGTATTCATTAATAAATTCAAGAATGTCCTGACGCAGCGTACATGACACCTCTCCAATATTCTCTACACTTAAGTTTTCATTTTCAGGAATAATACGCTCAATCATACCTAGTTCCTTTAAATCAGAAGCGGTAATTTTCATAACTTCTGCTGCTTCGTCAGCTCGTTTGCTGTCTTTCCAAAGAATCGTTGCAAAACCTTCTGGTGATAGAATGGAATAGGTGGCATTTTCAAGCATCCATACCTCATTAGCCACGCCTAAGGCTAATGCACCTCCACTGCCGCCCTCTCCTATTACAATAGAAAGCACCGGCACTTTAAGACTTGACATTTCAAATAGATTCCTTGCTATAGCTTCTCCCTGCCCTCTTTCCTCTGCTTCTATTCCACAATAGGCACCAGGTGTATCAATGAAACAGATAACAGGGCGGTTAAATTTTTCAGCCTGCTTCATGAGACGCAATGCCTTCCTATATCCGTCCGGATTAGGCATACCATAATTTCTCTTGGCATTTTGCTTTAGAGTACGGCCTTTTTGCTGACCGATTACAGTTACCGTACTATCATCTATGGTTGCAAGACCCGCTATAATCGCTCCGTCATCCCGGCATACTCTGTCTCCATGCAGTTCCATAAATTTATTAAATATTGCACTGATAAAATCAAGACTGGTAGGTCTTGTTACGCTTCTTGCAGTTTTTACCCGTTCCCAGGCTGTTAATTCTGCTGACATATAGAAACCCTGGCAAACACATACTTCTAAATATGTTACCACCACTATAATTATGATTGAAAGATATGTGTGGCTTCCTTTCTTGCATTTTTCCATCAATCCTGTTACACTCTTCTACTTAAATGCAGTAAAAATAACTAGCAGCTTTTTACCAGCATAGATAAGGTCTGCTTTAACTTATTACGTTTTACGATTTTATCAACAAACCCATGCTCTAATAAAAATTCCGCCTTTTGAAAACCCTCCGGCAAACGCTGTCCTATGGTCTGTTCAATTACTCTTGGACCCGCAAAGCCAATCAAAGCTCCGGGTTCTGCTAATATGACATCCCCAAGCATAGCAAAACTTGCCATAACGCCACCGGTAGTAGGGTCAGTTAAAACAGATACATATAGCAAACCTGCTTCATCATGCCTCTTTAAAGCCTGTGCCGTCTTTGCCATCTGCATCAAAGAAATAATGCCTTCCTGCATTCTGGCCCCACCTGAACAACAGAAAATAATAACCGGAAGCTTTCTTTTCGTTGCCTTTTCTACCAATCTGGTCAGTTTTTCACCAACTACCTCTCCCATACTTCCCATAAGAAAGTTAGAGGCCATAATTCCGATTGCTACGGATGTATCGTTGATTTTACCTTCTCCTGTAATAACTGCCTCATCCAGATTTGTGACTACCTTTAAATGCTCTAGTTTCTGCTTATACCCGGGAAAATTTAAGGGATCACTAACCGGTAGTTCTTTATCCCACTCCTGAAAACTTTCTTTATCCAGTATCATGCTTAATCTGGTTCTGGGGCTGATTCTAAAATACATACCACAGTTTGGACAGATGTAATAATTAGCCACCACATCTTCACTATATACGATTTCATTACACTTATCACATTTTTCGAATAACCCGTCCGGAATCTGAGCCTCATCTAGGGATTCTTTTACTTTTCCGCCAAGGTGTACCTGCTTTCTTCCAGCACTGGTTAAGTCGTTCTTTTTAAACATTTCCTTTAACATGCTACTTAAGTCACAC
The nucleotide sequence above comes from Anaerocolumna cellulosilytica. Encoded proteins:
- a CDS encoding carbohydrate ABC transporter permease, which gives rise to MKKTKSSRIIIVLFLLIPVIQLLVFSYIPILSNIYLSFTNYKGVGIPKWIGLKNYERLFTDPQYIMVFKNCLWYMLVAIPQLVFAFVLAIFVNGKFRGLNLFKGVLIIPYLLNGVIVSTIFIIFFNNSGTLNLLLETVGLGQFKQQWLQNLKLVNPSIASISIWRYYGMNFIMFFGALQTIPGDLFEAAAVDGCTKWQEIKYISIPSIRKVLFINILLSVSGSIQVFEIPYIMMNGANGTVTPVIQIQQSAFSENRVGFAAALSILVFVIVVIAVGLQSIFNKKGES
- a CDS encoding ABC transporter substrate-binding protein; protein product: MKLKKVLAIGLAAVMTFSLAGCGGQEKTNTDVTGSGNNTAATKGAESTGESDLSSLKGSTISVYTHGGNRVLGEEKKDKDGNTYRDESSAYLKHLAEKFTKETGINVTLNVVTNEEELRPLFQVQDDSVDIYTAPNWSLEEWAQYAEPYSTVADAQALYGDYALAMPNDGAQIFSIMPGRAYNQAVVYNEEVIKAAGYNEIPASLEEFNKMCEAIKANGVTPIAMHRIENWPLATVQDFASYVAGNANVFAEMLKTENPFSETAPFGKTVKMYTQWKANGYFEPEVYTDFGVAMDNVAYGKAGMMLFGSWVVPQIQGRVPEGKDPSIIKFAPAPDFGAGRYVLAAPADNWAISKFSKNKEAARAFIEYVSEDAQFIADSGFIANKKGIDPIVPALYSIIDEMVDSGACKVLLSAPTDENTLANQDVLTEAGLYADYKYVGLLFDALDTTKPDDWAAYNKQVDTQNKAYADYKDELGLEWVD
- a CDS encoding AraC family transcriptional regulator, yielding MDFKDSFIHSLQTGLSLARSISMEDYLPVSVKLPEEAEEYLPFLLGYGYIKTSFPYYYELAGLKAYCLIYTESGTGLYTIDNNSYSLSTGSLVFINCQQKHRIEIKQSPWQYRVYFMSGQPLPYLYKAITSEGNPVYSFKPVSSVPNKLLKLYGLLDSGNANYFLHSKFLLDILLETILEKKQAEEQSAHLPEYLIKIKQCFDENYNTKYSLDSLEETFHISKFQLCREFTAAYGVSPIHYLNTVRINAAKEALVYTDKRINEIGRSTGFDNTNHFIRLFKQKTGVTPLNYRKAEIRLQM
- a CDS encoding LacI family DNA-binding transcriptional regulator, whose amino-acid sequence is MEKKVKMADIANELKVSIVTISKALSGQKGVSEEMRKKIVVLAEQMGYKQYAPDKNKADKSYNLGILVPGRYFGKYVSFYWQLYQEVATKAVQKQCFTMLEVISTEDEENSQIPLLVKEQKVDGIILMGQPEQSYLKNLIAESNIPLVCLDFFDQAAPCDAVISDGFYGTYMLTNHLFQEGHKEIAYVGTLMYSSSITDRYLGYYKAMMEHGRKVTEDCVFNDRDWETGDVEGYQMKFPDKMPTAFVCNSDLAAFVLIKALRLRGYRVPEDVSVVGFDNYLYPGICDVGITSYDVNVKEMADRSLELIIDRIGNKTVKYSVNVISGNPVYKDSVAKLNKPVPEGNGLHL
- a CDS encoding GlsB/YeaQ/YmgE family stress response membrane protein produces the protein MPEISNIIIWVILGGISGWIASKITGKDSQMGAGMNILVGVIGAFIGGWVAGIFGWGPATGLNIWSFIVSIVGAVILLWIISLFKQKS
- a CDS encoding CsbD family protein; the encoded protein is MEKKINNNLDSVEGRIKEFAGKLLDDEDLEFKGKIQSIKGDIAGKGEALKHKAQGKVNDFIDNSFIHKIREDSCKKD
- a CDS encoding acetyl-CoA carboxylase carboxyltransferase subunit alpha → MSAELTAWERVKTARSVTRPTSLDFISAIFNKFMELHGDRVCRDDGAIIAGLATIDDSTVTVIGQQKGRTLKQNAKRNYGMPNPDGYRKALRLMKQAEKFNRPVICFIDTPGAYCGIEAEERGQGEAIARNLFEMSSLKVPVLSIVIGEGGSGGALALGVANEVWMLENATYSILSPEGFATILWKDSKRADEAAEVMKITASDLKELGMIERIIPENENLSVENIGEVSCTLRQDILEFINEYKKMSVDEITEQRYARFRNM
- the accD gene encoding acetyl-CoA carboxylase, carboxyltransferase subunit beta; the encoded protein is MLKEMFKKNDLTSAGRKQVHLGGKVKESLDEAQIPDGLFEKCDKCNEIVYSEDVVANYYICPNCGMYFRISPRTRLSMILDKESFQEWDKELPVSDPLNFPGYKQKLEHLKVVTNLDEAVITGEGKINDTSVAIGIMASNFLMGSMGEVVGEKLTRLVEKATKRKLPVIIFCCSGGARMQEGIISLMQMAKTAQALKRHDEAGLLYVSVLTDPTTGGVMASFAMLGDVILAEPGALIGFAGPRVIEQTIGQRLPEGFQKAEFLLEHGFVDKIVKRNKLKQTLSMLVKSC